A section of the Anabaena cylindrica PCC 7122 genome encodes:
- a CDS encoding AbrB/MazE/SpoVT family DNA-binding domain-containing protein, with translation MYTLKIRKVGNSLGVTLPKEALQKLRVQEGDSVFVTETPTGVHVTACNPDFEKAMEAYRKVSTKYRNALHELGK, from the coding sequence ATGTACACCTTAAAAATTCGTAAAGTCGGGAATTCCTTGGGTGTAACATTGCCTAAAGAAGCCCTGCAAAAACTTAGAGTTCAAGAAGGAGACAGCGTATTTGTCACTGAAACCCCAACAGGTGTTCATGTGACTGCTTGTAATCCTGATTTTGAAAAAGCAATGGAAGCCTACAGAAAAGTCAGCACAAAATACAGAAATGCACTTCATGAGTTAGGGAAATGA
- a CDS encoding recombinase family protein produces the protein MLIGYARISTDDQNLNLQMDALQLAGCEKIYSDRTSGAKAERPGLSLALEVARTGDVLVVWRLDRLGRSLKDLIEMMETLDKRGIGLSSLQESITTTNNSGRLIFHLFGALAEFERNLIRERTTAGLVAARGRGHRGGRPKALDPTKRQLAVRLYTEKQYTIIEICNLMGISKPTLYNYIAEIKTEHGT, from the coding sequence ATGTTGATAGGCTATGCCCGAATTTCAACAGATGACCAAAATCTGAACCTGCAAATGGATGCTTTACAGCTTGCTGGTTGCGAGAAAATTTACTCCGACCGCACAAGCGGTGCAAAAGCAGAACGACCTGGACTTTCCTTAGCATTGGAAGTAGCACGGACTGGTGATGTTCTGGTGGTATGGCGGCTAGACCGCTTAGGAAGATCGCTCAAAGATTTGATTGAAATGATGGAAACCTTAGATAAGCGAGGAATTGGGCTTTCTAGCTTGCAAGAATCCATCACCACCACGAATAACAGTGGTAGATTAATTTTCCATTTGTTTGGTGCATTGGCTGAATTTGAGCGTAACCTCATCCGTGAACGCACTACGGCTGGACTTGTAGCGGCACGAGGGCGTGGTCATAGAGGAGGTAGACCAAAAGCCCTAGATCCAACTAAACGTCAATTAGCAGTAAGACTTTATACCGAAAAACAATACACAATTATTGAAATATGTAATTTGATGGGAATTTCCAAACCAACGCTCTACAACTATATTGCAGAGATAAAAACTGAACATGGTACATAA
- a CDS encoding type II toxin-antitoxin system death-on-curing family toxin — MNGIFWLDETIVRAIHEDQLTQHGGLAGVRDNNLFLASLDRPKNLLAYGEPTPTLFDLAAAYGYGFAKNHAFIDGNKRVAFVVMATFLELNGYSLDVPEPEVVLIMERLANGQESQETISEWLQENSIKY; from the coding sequence ATGAATGGAATTTTCTGGTTAGATGAAACAATTGTTAGAGCTATACATGAAGACCAATTAACACAGCATGGCGGTCTTGCAGGTGTGCGAGATAACAATTTGTTTTTAGCTAGTTTAGATAGACCGAAGAATTTACTTGCTTATGGTGAACCTACACCCACCTTATTTGATTTAGCTGCGGCTTATGGTTATGGATTTGCTAAAAACCATGCTTTCATAGATGGTAATAAACGGGTAGCTTTCGTAGTGATGGCTACCTTTCTGGAATTAAATGGATATTCGTTGGATGTTCCAGAACCGGAAGTTGTTTTAATAATGGAACGACTAGCAAACGGTCAAGAAAGTCAAGAAACAATATCAGAATGGCTTCAAGAAAATTCTATTAAATATTAA
- a CDS encoding IS481 family transposase, with product MVHKQISVEALINLRHRLDGLPSRCQERRILIEETAALYGVSTDTLYRALRNSSRPKSINRSDSGTPRKLSLAEMERYCEVIAAMKIRTSNKKGRHISTVRAIELLEEFGMETPDGFVQPDKGALTRSTVNYYLKTWGYDQERMTRQPPAVRFQAEYSNECWHFDLSPSDLKHVKQPSWVEPGRGNPLLMLYSIVDDRSGLCYQEYHCVYGEDVEAALRFLFNAMTAKTTDGFAFQGIPEMIYTDNGPIAKSHVFQNVMDCLRINLVTHMPAGKDGRRVTARSKGKVERPFRTVKEAHETLYHFHEPESDIEANLWLRQYLLHYNDKPHRIEPHSRLEDWLRNIPKSGLRSMCSWERFCTFAREPQRRKVGTDARVSVEGVAYEVEPDLAGETVVLWWGLFDNELYVEKEDRRYGPFYPVDGPIPLHRYRKFKKTKTEERADKIANLAKKLGLPRTALDKNTDLQFLVDKYKELEPTVTPFNDPDPYQEFTYPTVLFAKRAISEQLAKPLAKLSPEQLAFIDALLAETLNKKAIIERVRQYFRSNQGEEQNAH from the coding sequence ATGGTACATAAGCAAATCTCTGTAGAGGCACTTATTAATTTACGCCACCGCCTCGACGGATTGCCTAGCCGTTGTCAAGAGCGGCGAATTCTCATCGAAGAGACAGCAGCATTATATGGAGTGTCAACAGATACACTATATCGCGCCTTGCGTAACTCATCACGCCCCAAATCCATAAATCGCTCAGATAGCGGGACCCCCAGAAAACTTTCACTCGCGGAAATGGAACGCTACTGCGAGGTCATCGCGGCCATGAAAATCCGCACTAGTAACAAGAAAGGGCGACATATCTCCACAGTCCGGGCAATTGAACTGTTGGAGGAGTTTGGGATGGAAACACCCGATGGTTTTGTCCAACCAGATAAAGGTGCGTTAACTAGAAGCACTGTCAATTATTACTTAAAAACATGGGGGTATGATCAAGAACGCATGACCAGGCAACCGCCTGCGGTGCGTTTTCAAGCAGAGTACAGCAACGAATGTTGGCATTTCGACCTCAGCCCATCTGATTTAAAACACGTAAAACAGCCATCATGGGTAGAACCGGGTAGAGGTAATCCATTACTGATGCTTTATAGTATTGTTGATGACCGTAGTGGTTTATGTTATCAAGAATACCACTGTGTTTATGGGGAGGATGTAGAAGCTGCATTACGTTTCTTATTTAATGCGATGACAGCGAAAACAACCGACGGCTTTGCCTTTCAGGGGATTCCAGAGATGATTTATACGGATAACGGACCCATTGCGAAAAGCCACGTATTCCAAAATGTGATGGATTGCCTGAGAATCAATCTTGTTACCCATATGCCTGCGGGTAAAGATGGTCGTCGGGTAACAGCCCGCTCCAAAGGCAAAGTAGAAAGACCTTTTCGGACAGTCAAAGAAGCCCATGAGACTCTGTATCACTTTCATGAACCGGAAAGCGACATTGAAGCTAACTTATGGTTGCGCCAATATTTGTTGCATTACAACGACAAACCACACCGCATAGAGCCGCATTCCCGGCTGGAAGATTGGTTGCGAAATATACCTAAGTCTGGCTTGCGTTCGATGTGTAGTTGGGAGCGATTCTGTACCTTTGCCCGTGAACCACAGCGCAGAAAAGTGGGAACGGATGCTAGGGTATCGGTAGAGGGTGTGGCTTATGAGGTAGAACCGGACTTAGCAGGAGAAACTGTCGTGCTATGGTGGGGCTTGTTTGACAACGAACTGTACGTAGAAAAAGAAGACCGTCGCTACGGACCATTTTACCCAGTTGACGGTCCTATCCCCTTACACCGCTACCGTAAATTTAAGAAAACTAAAACCGAAGAACGGGCAGATAAAATTGCCAATTTAGCTAAAAAGTTGGGTTTGCCACGAACTGCCTTGGACAAAAACACGGATTTACAATTTCTGGTGGATAAGTATAAGGAATTGGAGCCAACTGTTACACCTTTTAACGACCCTGACCCATACCAAGAATTTACTTATCCGACTGTATTGTTTGCTAAGAGGGCGATTTCTGAACAACTGGCCAAACCTTTGGCTAAATTGTCTCCCGAACAGTTGGCATTCATTGATGCCCTGCTGGCTGAGACTCTGAATAAAAAAGCGATTATTGAACGAGTGCGGCAATATTTCCGCTCAAATCAAGGAGAGGAACAAAATGCTCACTGA
- a CDS encoding VWD domain-containing protein has protein sequence MPEIRSPLPRCFRFLGRWQFSIILFLITTLLLVNFSSVAQAQLRTRCNGDHPEFPGILSISTSKIVQDAMDLDWKAGLKDQVERGRWIQWNKQTGDYSVTPVKAGDPQTGDKEVDIGTPPPDTSNIFTVGMYHTHPPNPKYPNIGPSIDDKGKATLLRIPSLVRDNDPATPDPNDYQTYLVGPSQACEPEDPENANRSVTLPKELFQPANQGSGNGSSNGSNGNGTNNNNDGGDNSSGNSSGSSGGGSQGTGSSYGDPHIITLDGFRYSFQTVGEFLLGQSTDKQFIVQTRQVPVPKQELSLNTAVAAKIGRDRVGYYIENQGKSDTAILRVNGEVVTLNDETVKLPDGGLLQKRGTEYTIASSRGEQVMIRPIHVAGLQFVNVTVTVPSNYQGKMTGLLGDFDNSPNNDLKTRGGKVLPDQSSYSTVRRALTNFLPTPIPLDEIEKGFFDKLHRDFGDSWRIRQEDSLFDYEKGQSTATFTDRSFPKSYHNLASLMPNQIRQAEAVCRQAGVNTFMLEGCIMDVGFTGEAGFAKNMVNVLTQTVVDKAVNRALDEVRSRVNIPIPIRIPGFPF, from the coding sequence ATGCCAGAAATTCGCTCTCCTCTGCCCCGGTGCTTTCGATTCCTGGGAAGGTGGCAATTTTCGATCATTCTCTTCTTAATCACCACACTGTTATTAGTCAATTTTTCTTCTGTTGCTCAAGCACAACTGCGTACTCGTTGCAATGGAGATCACCCGGAATTCCCTGGTATTCTCAGCATTTCCACTAGCAAAATTGTCCAAGATGCTATGGATTTAGACTGGAAAGCAGGGCTAAAAGACCAAGTGGAACGGGGAAGATGGATTCAGTGGAACAAGCAGACAGGAGACTATTCTGTCACTCCCGTGAAAGCTGGAGATCCCCAAACTGGTGATAAGGAAGTCGATATTGGCACGCCTCCACCGGATACCAGTAATATTTTCACCGTCGGGATGTACCACACACATCCCCCCAATCCCAAATACCCAAACATTGGCCCAAGCATTGACGACAAAGGCAAAGCAACCTTATTAAGAATTCCCAGTTTAGTTCGTGACAATGACCCTGCTACCCCAGATCCTAATGATTATCAAACCTATCTAGTGGGTCCATCACAAGCTTGTGAACCTGAAGATCCGGAAAATGCCAATCGCTCTGTTACGCTCCCAAAAGAGCTTTTCCAGCCTGCTAACCAGGGTTCTGGTAATGGTTCTAGCAACGGCTCCAACGGTAATGGAACTAACAATAATAATGATGGTGGTGATAATTCATCGGGTAACTCTTCTGGTTCATCAGGTGGTGGTTCCCAGGGAACAGGGAGCAGCTATGGAGACCCCCACATTATCACCCTAGATGGTTTCCGTTACAGTTTCCAAACCGTGGGTGAGTTTCTGCTGGGACAATCTACAGATAAACAATTTATCGTTCAAACTCGCCAAGTCCCTGTCCCCAAACAAGAACTCAGCTTGAATACAGCCGTTGCTGCTAAGATTGGGCGCGATCGCGTCGGCTATTATATTGAAAATCAGGGTAAATCTGACACAGCCATTTTGCGGGTGAATGGTGAAGTTGTCACCCTCAATGATGAAACCGTGAAACTTCCCGATGGTGGACTGTTGCAAAAACGAGGGACAGAATACACCATCGCCAGTTCTCGCGGTGAGCAAGTCATGATTCGCCCTATCCATGTCGCAGGCTTGCAGTTTGTGAATGTGACTGTGACGGTTCCCAGCAACTATCAAGGCAAAATGACGGGACTTTTGGGAGACTTTGACAACAGCCCCAATAATGACCTAAAAACTCGAGGTGGCAAAGTTTTACCTGATCAATCTAGCTATAGCACCGTGCGGCGAGCGCTGACAAACTTTTTACCTACCCCTATTCCTCTGGATGAGATTGAGAAGGGTTTCTTTGACAAACTCCACCGAGATTTTGGGGATAGTTGGCGCATCCGTCAAGAGGACTCACTTTTTGATTACGAAAAAGGGCAATCTACAGCCACATTTACAGACCGCAGCTTTCCTAAAAGTTATCACAATTTGGCTTCCCTAATGCCTAATCAAATTCGCCAAGCAGAAGCGGTTTGCCGTCAAGCTGGTGTGAATACTTTCATGCTGGAAGGTTGCATTATGGATGTAGGATTTACGGGTGAAGCTGGATTTGCAAAAAACATGGTCAACGTATTAACTCAGACAGTGGTTGACAAAGCTGTGAATCGTGCTTTAGATGAAGTGCGATCGCGGGTGAATATTCCGATTCCCATTCGTATTCCCGGCTTTCCATTTTAG
- a CDS encoding ISAs1 family transposase — protein sequence MSTGFKKKCKTRTSVTPSVDSKEITSKFQQHFTEIKDPRAERTRLHLLTDIITISLLAVIAGAEGWEDIEEYGLSKKEWLETFLELPEGIPSPDTFRRVFERINPKEFEQCFRNWVQSLVEKLGVEVVAIDGKTHRGSYDRESKLKALHTVSAWEE from the coding sequence ATGTCAACAGGATTTAAGAAGAAGTGCAAAACCAGAACATCTGTTACACCCAGTGTAGACAGTAAAGAGATTACCAGTAAGTTTCAGCAACACTTTACGGAAATAAAAGACCCTAGAGCAGAAAGGACTCGACTGCATTTACTCACCGATATTATCACTATTTCCTTGTTGGCAGTTATAGCAGGGGCTGAAGGTTGGGAAGATATTGAAGAATATGGATTAAGTAAAAAAGAGTGGTTAGAGACATTTTTAGAACTACCAGAAGGAATACCCAGTCCAGATACATTTAGAAGAGTATTTGAGAGAATAAACCCCAAAGAATTTGAGCAATGTTTTCGGAATTGGGTGCAATCATTAGTGGAGAAATTGGGTGTAGAAGTAGTTGCTATAGATGGTAAAACTCATCGAGGCTCATATGACCGAGAATCGAAACTAAAAGCCTTACATACAGTCAGCGCATGGGAAGAGTGA
- a CDS encoding tyrosine-type recombinase/integrase, with protein MISHPHPPVKVASKREREYLRPKEVEAMIKAAHSFGRHGVRDAAIILLMFRHGLRTAELVSLKWSQIDLNDGYIEIRRVKHGHDSTHPLRAPELRSLRQIKRDYPETQYVFVSERKAPLSTRTIRHIIARAPDTCSDLQY; from the coding sequence ATGATTTCTCACCCTCATCCCCCTGTAAAAGTAGCGTCAAAGCGAGAGCGGGAATATTTGCGTCCAAAGGAAGTGGAAGCGATGATCAAAGCAGCGCATTCATTCGGAAGACACGGAGTTCGAGATGCAGCCATTATTTTACTAATGTTTCGGCATGGACTTCGCACCGCAGAGTTAGTTTCTCTGAAATGGTCACAAATTGATTTGAACGACGGATATATAGAGATAAGAAGAGTAAAACACGGGCATGATAGCACTCATCCCCTACGCGCTCCTGAATTAAGGTCATTGCGTCAGATTAAACGAGATTATCCTGAAACCCAGTATGTGTTCGTCTCCGAGCGCAAAGCCCCCCTGTCCACCCGAACTATCCGTCACATTATAGCCAGAGCCCCAGATACGTGTAGCGACCTGCAATACTAA
- a CDS encoding XRE family transcriptional regulator — translation MKEIIAANLLRYRKSLGLSQEQLAEQASVTRQSINNYENAKTLPDSKILSALARVFGVTLDDLLRPPSVGLPNFRFRAHASFDKNPQFAAQVLRMLPTYNALEQAIGLPTYTPESTPCHQVEGNEKRIQAIAALFRHRLGLGEAPIANLFQSVEEIGLKVLRQPIPIKGFFGLSACSDIEGAFVLVNTHNITIERQLFTLAHEIGHLIFHRVEYQDTLVESETSSEEKAREQVADYFASHLLVPQAEFERMYALTQDIVKLKRHFRVSYLVILNRLAAMGIIDLAKEKAKICAIYKKQHDGASLQNSMELPPALAAAEYPENERYEFLIWQCLKLDKISAIKAAELLNLTVEKLWVRHQENEVYAVA, via the coding sequence ATGAAAGAAATTATTGCTGCCAACCTGCTTCGCTACCGTAAAAGTCTAGGCTTGTCTCAAGAGCAACTTGCAGAACAAGCCTCTGTAACTCGCCAGAGCATCAACAACTACGAAAACGCCAAAACCTTACCAGACAGCAAAATCCTCTCAGCCCTGGCTCGTGTTTTCGGCGTGACACTTGATGACCTGCTACGTCCCCCCAGCGTAGGACTGCCCAACTTCCGGTTTCGCGCCCATGCCTCCTTTGACAAAAACCCCCAATTTGCAGCCCAAGTATTACGAATGCTGCCAACTTATAACGCCCTAGAACAAGCCATTGGCTTACCGACCTACACCCCAGAAAGTACACCTTGTCACCAAGTAGAAGGCAACGAAAAGCGCATTCAAGCAATAGCAGCTTTATTTCGCCATCGCCTGGGCTTGGGAGAAGCCCCCATTGCCAACCTGTTTCAATCTGTAGAAGAAATCGGCTTAAAAGTTCTACGTCAACCCATTCCCATCAAAGGTTTCTTTGGTCTGAGTGCCTGTAGTGATATTGAAGGTGCATTTGTCTTAGTCAACACCCATAACATCACCATTGAACGTCAATTGTTTACCCTCGCCCATGAAATTGGACACCTCATCTTTCACCGCGTAGAGTACCAAGACACCTTAGTTGAGTCAGAAACCTCATCTGAAGAAAAAGCCCGCGAACAGGTAGCTGATTACTTTGCCAGTCATCTACTGGTTCCCCAAGCTGAATTTGAACGGATGTATGCACTTACCCAAGATATTGTCAAACTCAAACGACATTTTCGGGTGAGTTACCTAGTCATCTTAAATCGTTTAGCAGCAATGGGAATCATTGACTTGGCCAAAGAGAAAGCCAAAATTTGTGCAATTTATAAAAAGCAACATGATGGTGCATCTTTGCAAAATTCAATGGAATTACCACCAGCCCTAGCAGCAGCAGAATATCCAGAAAATGAACGTTATGAATTTCTAATTTGGCAGTGCTTAAAATTGGATAAGATTTCCGCAATCAAAGCCGCAGAACTGCTCAATTTAACTGTGGAAAAACTGTGGGTGCGTCATCAAGAGAATGAAGTTTATGCAGTTGCTTGA
- a CDS encoding ParA family protein — MTNTPTVVTLGLAGGQGKSTVALMLGRYLGKLGIPVLFVDADPQSSLTSFLGVKVDPNTPTLLEVLTQPEEKTRIIDAIASVPDGQIRERTISNANLFLIPSDDGLESANYKLASSGLSLFILRNRLQPIINNFGVAIVDPPPERSHLAQTSLGAGDKWVIPAESNVKGVQSLLRTLELIKEFKPALPYGELLGVVPFRARWTGLHPTKATQSSIDTMRQLVKDELMLPHILESDVYKNAINYRVSPSDLGQASLEYAIQILAQRLKPALLEKYAKLIPTETA; from the coding sequence ATGACAAACACGCCAACAGTTGTTACCTTGGGTCTAGCAGGAGGACAGGGGAAATCGACAGTAGCACTGATGCTAGGGAGATATTTAGGGAAATTAGGAATTCCCGTCTTGTTTGTCGATGCAGATCCCCAATCAAGCCTGACTAGCTTTTTGGGGGTAAAAGTAGATCCCAATACGCCAACACTACTGGAAGTTTTGACTCAGCCAGAGGAGAAAACGAGAATTATTGATGCCATTGCCTCAGTGCCAGACGGACAAATAAGAGAACGCACCATTAGCAATGCCAACTTGTTTTTGATTCCTTCCGATGATGGACTTGAGAGTGCTAATTACAAACTGGCATCTAGCGGACTGAGCTTATTTATCCTCAGAAATCGCCTGCAACCAATCATCAATAACTTTGGCGTAGCAATTGTAGACCCCCCACCAGAGAGGTCGCATTTAGCGCAAACATCCTTGGGGGCTGGGGATAAATGGGTAATTCCCGCAGAATCTAACGTCAAGGGAGTGCAATCGCTCTTGCGGACCTTAGAACTAATCAAAGAATTTAAACCAGCACTCCCCTATGGCGAACTGCTAGGCGTAGTCCCATTTCGCGCTCGTTGGACTGGACTGCATCCGACAAAAGCCACCCAATCTAGCATTGATACTATGCGGCAGTTAGTAAAAGATGAATTAATGTTGCCCCATATATTAGAGTCAGATGTCTACAAAAATGCTATCAATTATCGGGTTAGTCCTTCTGACTTAGGACAAGCATCACTTGAGTACGCGATTCAGATTTTAGCACAACGTTTAAAACCAGCCTTGCTAGAAAAATATGCCAAATTAATCCCTACAGAAACAGCTTAA
- a CDS encoding transposase, translating into MEIILAHAHNLMYTILALMPTRYQRDNLEAMIGLFLAADGKPLPHYSKAKSESALSRFLNISNWSTRKLIYHLRQQALEQINSHCPLGRKAFLQVIIDLTTLEKCGKFKGLNNLISVYNGRRGFHIVILYLVVGKWRIPWNFRVWRGKGTASPAQMALRMVRNLPKDFTKKFEVKILADTAFGTKDFINGIRKLKYHAVLGIGCNRKLINGTPVKLLHRRGRQVQLVGLDFPVTLSWYYFKRENGQFVKRYVISTKPIKASTISWWGKRRWLS; encoded by the coding sequence ATGGAAATCATTCTTGCCCACGCCCATAACCTAATGTACACCATTCTAGCATTGATGCCTACTCGTTATCAAAGAGATAATTTGGAAGCAATGATAGGATTATTTCTAGCCGCAGATGGAAAACCTTTACCACATTACAGTAAAGCCAAATCCGAAAGTGCATTAAGTCGATTTTTGAATATTAGTAATTGGTCTACTCGTAAACTCATTTATCATCTCCGCCAGCAGGCGCTTGAACAAATTAATAGTCACTGTCCATTAGGGCGAAAAGCATTTTTACAAGTGATTATTGACCTCACAACTTTAGAAAAATGTGGTAAATTCAAAGGTTTAAATAACTTAATAAGTGTCTACAATGGTAGGCGAGGTTTCCATATAGTAATCTTATATTTGGTAGTTGGAAAATGGCGTATACCCTGGAATTTTCGCGTCTGGAGAGGTAAAGGTACAGCCAGTCCTGCTCAGATGGCACTACGAATGGTACGTAATTTACCAAAAGATTTTACCAAAAAATTCGAGGTGAAAATTCTAGCTGATACAGCCTTTGGCACTAAAGATTTTATCAACGGTATTCGTAAACTTAAATATCATGCTGTCCTTGGTATTGGTTGTAATCGTAAATTAATTAATGGCACTCCTGTTAAACTTTTACATCGTCGAGGAAGACAAGTTCAACTCGTTGGATTAGATTTTCCTGTTACCCTTTCTTGGTATTATTTTAAACGCGAGAATGGTCAGTTTGTCAAAAGATATGTTATCTCTACAAAACCCATTAAAGCTAGCACTATTTCTTGGTGGGGTAAACGCCGTTGGCTTTCTTGA
- a CDS encoding ExeA family protein, translated as MLTEVMEHFRLLREFRKAGYYETEHQKQLFKDIKVAIHSGKLVAITGIIGCGKTTTLRRLFEVLEKEGKILVSKSLSVDKNRATLPTLIAALFYDLATDKEIKIPALGEKRERELRDLIRKGKKPVALFVDEAHDLHYSTLTGLKRLIEVVEDGGGTLSVVLAGHPKLKNDLRRPTMEEIGYRATVFSLEGIVGSQKEYIEWLVSKCTTEDTQISEILEPDAIELLAMRLRTPLQIEQHLTLAFEAAYLFGEKTVTTAIIESILSKQIDDLEPTLTRHGYDVRGLAEQFNAKPAEIKLLFRGQLDPARSRELHEQMLAAGLPL; from the coding sequence ATGCTCACTGAAGTCATGGAACACTTTCGATTGCTCAGAGAGTTCCGCAAGGCTGGCTACTACGAAACAGAACACCAAAAACAATTGTTTAAGGATATTAAAGTCGCAATCCATTCAGGAAAGCTGGTTGCCATCACGGGAATTATCGGGTGTGGCAAGACGACGACTTTACGACGTTTGTTTGAGGTTTTGGAGAAAGAAGGCAAGATTTTAGTCTCGAAATCGCTTTCTGTTGATAAAAACCGAGCGACGCTACCAACACTGATTGCTGCCTTATTTTACGATTTAGCAACAGATAAGGAAATTAAAATTCCTGCACTTGGGGAAAAACGAGAACGGGAACTGCGTGACTTGATTAGAAAAGGTAAAAAGCCTGTGGCGTTGTTTGTAGATGAGGCTCACGACTTACATTACAGTACGCTCACAGGACTCAAACGTTTAATTGAGGTAGTTGAAGACGGTGGTGGTACGCTCTCAGTTGTGTTAGCTGGTCATCCTAAGCTGAAAAATGATTTACGCCGTCCAACTATGGAAGAAATTGGCTATCGGGCAACTGTTTTTTCTTTGGAGGGTATTGTTGGTAGTCAAAAAGAATATATTGAATGGTTGGTATCTAAATGTACTACTGAAGATACTCAAATAAGTGAGATATTGGAGCCGGATGCTATTGAATTACTTGCCATGCGGTTGAGGACACCATTGCAAATTGAGCAACATTTGACACTAGCTTTCGAGGCTGCATACCTTTTTGGAGAGAAAACTGTTACCACAGCGATTATTGAGTCTATTTTATCTAAGCAAATTGACGATTTGGAACCCACCTTAACCCGGCATGGCTACGATGTAAGGGGCTTGGCGGAACAGTTCAATGCCAAACCGGCGGAAATTAAATTGCTGTTTCGCGGACAACTTGATCCAGCCCGCTCTCGTGAATTACACGAGCAAATGCTGGCGGCAGGACTGCCACTTTGA
- a CDS encoding DUF6088 family protein, with product MKRTKSSVAENIRNRIEECEEGYWMYADFPDYPATAVSKTLSRLEKDGTLMRVSKGLYYRPRMTRFGRSHPCQEEIQKLAIKHNRIENLYPAGISAANLLGFTTQNSVQGEFATSANSAPRTIVGSRAQIHTRRPSTWNDLTETETSLLDFLRCKGKLSELSLTETKQKLLNYFREGDRFERLVNVVDKEPPRVRAMLGAIGQELGKSRDILVKIKKGLNPVSRFDFGNLRNLRYAKEWQAK from the coding sequence ATGAAACGGACTAAGAGTAGTGTTGCAGAGAATATCCGCAACAGAATTGAGGAATGTGAAGAAGGGTATTGGATGTACGCTGACTTCCCCGACTATCCTGCTACTGCGGTCAGCAAAACGCTTTCTCGTTTGGAAAAAGATGGAACTTTAATGCGAGTAAGCAAAGGTTTGTACTACCGCCCTCGTATGACAAGGTTTGGTCGCAGTCATCCATGTCAAGAAGAAATCCAAAAACTAGCAATAAAACATAACCGAATCGAGAATCTATACCCTGCTGGGATTAGTGCTGCAAATTTACTAGGATTTACAACTCAAAATTCAGTGCAAGGTGAATTTGCTACATCAGCCAATAGCGCACCACGCACCATTGTTGGTTCTCGCGCCCAAATTCATACTCGTAGACCTTCTACTTGGAATGACTTAACTGAGACTGAAACATCTCTATTGGATTTTTTGAGATGTAAGGGAAAACTAAGTGAGTTATCTCTTACTGAAACAAAACAAAAATTACTTAATTATTTTCGAGAAGGAGATAGGTTTGAGCGACTTGTTAACGTGGTAGATAAAGAACCTCCAAGAGTGCGAGCTATGCTGGGAGCAATCGGGCAAGAGCTAGGAAAGAGTCGAGATATCTTAGTAAAAATCAAGAAAGGATTAAACCCCGTATCTCGTTTTGATTTTGGTAATCTAAGGAATCTTCGCTATGCCAAGGAGTGGCAAGCTAAGTGA
- a CDS encoding ISAs1 family transposase — protein MILGQTKVSCKSNEITAIPALLETLDLSGCIITIDAMGTQKSIAEQIIAGNADYILSLKDNHPTLHQQVKNWFEIAQSLDFKGVDVSISQRVEKGHHRIENRTCYTVLLSQLPALHEQNQWVGLTHILHLKIVMSIP, from the coding sequence TTGATTCTAGGACAAACAAAGGTCAGTTGTAAATCGAATGAAATCACGGCAATTCCAGCACTATTAGAGACTCTGGACTTGTCTGGCTGTATTATCACCATTGATGCAATGGGTACGCAAAAATCAATTGCCGAACAAATCATAGCCGGAAATGCTGATTATATTTTAAGCCTAAAAGATAATCATCCCACGCTACATCAACAAGTAAAAAATTGGTTTGAAATAGCACAATCTTTAGACTTTAAAGGTGTTGATGTCAGTATTAGTCAACGGGTTGAAAAAGGACATCACCGCATCGAAAATCGCACCTGTTATACTGTTCTACTATCACAACTACCAGCACTTCATGAACAAAACCAGTGGGTAGGACTAACTCATATCTTGCACCTTAAAATAGTAATGTCAATTCCATGA